A region of Nostoc sp. 'Peltigera membranacea cyanobiont' N6 DNA encodes the following proteins:
- the chrA gene encoding chromate efflux transporter: MTNSAPSRLGELAKLFFKLGVIGFGGPVAHIAMIEDEVVKRRQWLTREHFLDLLGATNLIPGPNSTEIAIHIGYIYAGWLGLIVSGVCFVLPAVLITGGFAWVYVTYGTLPQVAPLLYGIKSAVLAIIINALWGLAKKSVKTRQLLAIALAVGLMTLLFKLNEVIALLIGGFLGMVWLHSRNKNDKSGDKANFLIASLSTGATLKASTVVAASVATASTVTNVSLWQLGWFFLKVGSVLFGGGYLLVAFIQGGLVEEYGWLTQQQLLDAIAIGQFTPGPVLSTATFIGYIIAGIPGAIVATIGIFLPSFVFVAALNPLIPRLRASSWTRAFLDAVNVSAVALMVVTTLQLGAATLTLPQAPFVDFLALAIAIVSAILAIHFRINAAWLVFGSAFIGWGASLLGYTR, from the coding sequence ATGACTAACTCAGCACCAAGTCGTTTGGGCGAACTCGCCAAACTGTTTTTTAAACTGGGCGTTATCGGTTTTGGGGGCCCGGTTGCCCATATCGCCATGATTGAAGATGAAGTGGTTAAGCGTCGTCAGTGGTTGACAAGGGAGCATTTTCTGGATTTGCTGGGCGCAACTAACCTAATTCCTGGGCCAAATTCTACAGAAATAGCTATTCATATAGGATACATCTATGCAGGATGGTTGGGACTGATTGTGTCAGGTGTCTGTTTTGTCTTACCTGCGGTTTTAATTACTGGTGGGTTTGCTTGGGTTTATGTTACCTACGGTACTCTACCTCAAGTTGCTCCCTTACTCTATGGCATTAAATCGGCTGTTTTAGCAATCATTATCAATGCCCTCTGGGGTTTGGCAAAAAAGTCTGTGAAAACTCGCCAATTACTAGCGATCGCTTTAGCTGTGGGGTTAATGACATTATTATTCAAATTAAATGAAGTAATTGCCCTATTAATTGGGGGATTCCTAGGTATGGTTTGGTTACATTCTCGTAATAAAAACGACAAATCAGGAGACAAAGCTAACTTTCTGATTGCTAGTCTCAGCACAGGTGCGACTTTAAAGGCATCAACGGTTGTTGCGGCATCGGTAGCTACCGCATCTACTGTAACCAACGTTTCTTTATGGCAGTTGGGTTGGTTTTTTCTCAAAGTCGGTAGTGTCTTGTTTGGTGGTGGCTACCTTTTGGTGGCTTTTATCCAAGGGGGATTAGTTGAAGAATACGGCTGGCTGACACAACAACAGTTATTAGATGCGATCGCAATTGGTCAATTTACTCCTGGGCCAGTACTTTCTACTGCTACATTTATAGGTTATATCATTGCTGGTATACCTGGCGCAATTGTTGCCACAATCGGAATTTTTCTACCTTCTTTTGTTTTCGTTGCTGCCCTGAATCCCTTAATTCCCCGCTTACGGGCCTCTTCTTGGACTAGAGCATTTTTGGATGCTGTGAATGTTAGTGCTGTAGCGCTAATGGTTGTTACCACCCTGCAACTTGGGGCAGCCACTTTAACATTACCACAAGCCCCATTTGTAGATTTTCTCGCCTTGGCGATCGCGATCGTCTCTGCGATTTTAGCCATTCACTTCCGCATCAATGCTGCATGGCTAGTCTTTGGTAGCGCTTTTATTGGATGGGGCGCTTCCCTCTTGGGCTACACTCGTTGA
- a CDS encoding LLM class flavin-dependent oxidoreductase, giving the protein MFAKEKLEFNWCAPVSGDGFYLGLPVWERPPSLEYTVEIFKTAEKFGFRQVLIGMGFNHHIMEAWTLATAVLALTMNAGAMVAVRPGFYSAPILAKMAVTLDYISKGRLSLNIVTGGRPMEQAMYGDYLDRDSRYRRTREFMQICRQLWSTTNPFDYEGEFYRLHQTRLETLPLQPSGPLFYFGGASEIAQQVGAEFADVYLMWGEAQQQIADRINQMQELVSNCGRIKDVRYGLRINIIARTTEIEARETAKEMLAKVSPKAFDKARATEFPNTKRESVGQSRQWELRGNADEDWYVEPLLWAGISVVRSGAGMAIVGSYQQVAERLLEYINLGITVFILSGYPHLEECENVGRNVLPLVREGYLQRKY; this is encoded by the coding sequence ATGTTTGCAAAAGAGAAACTTGAATTTAATTGGTGCGCTCCGGTATCTGGTGATGGATTCTATTTAGGTTTACCCGTTTGGGAACGTCCTCCCAGTCTTGAGTATACCGTTGAGATTTTTAAAACAGCAGAAAAATTTGGGTTTCGACAGGTTCTAATTGGTATGGGTTTCAACCACCATATTATGGAGGCTTGGACTTTAGCAACAGCAGTTTTAGCCCTGACTATGAATGCTGGAGCGATGGTAGCTGTACGTCCAGGATTCTATTCGGCCCCAATATTGGCAAAGATGGCTGTTACCTTAGATTACATTAGTAAAGGTCGCCTTTCGCTTAATATTGTTACAGGTGGACGACCAATGGAACAGGCAATGTATGGTGATTATTTAGATCGTGATAGCCGCTATCGTCGCACTCGTGAATTTATGCAAATTTGTCGGCAGTTATGGTCAACCACTAATCCCTTTGACTATGAAGGAGAATTTTATCGACTCCATCAAACTCGGTTAGAAACTTTACCTCTGCAACCGTCTGGGCCGCTATTTTATTTCGGTGGTGCAAGCGAAATAGCTCAACAAGTGGGTGCAGAATTTGCAGATGTTTATCTAATGTGGGGAGAAGCACAACAACAAATTGCTGACCGAATCAATCAGATGCAGGAATTAGTTAGTAATTGCGGACGCATAAAAGATGTGCGTTATGGATTGAGGATTAATATTATTGCTCGAACAACTGAAATCGAAGCCAGAGAAACAGCAAAAGAAATGCTGGCAAAAGTTTCTCCAAAAGCATTCGATAAAGCACGAGCTACTGAATTTCCTAATACCAAGCGGGAAAGTGTTGGTCAAAGCCGACAGTGGGAATTACGGGGAAATGCTGATGAAGATTGGTATGTTGAACCACTGCTTTGGGCTGGTATTTCGGTGGTGCGGAGTGGTGCGGGAATGGCTATTGTTGGTAGCTATCAACAAGTTGCAGAGCGTCTTTTAGAATACATAAATTTAGGAATCACAGTTTTTATTTTGTCTGGGTATCCCCATTTAGAAGAGTGCGAAAATGTGGGGCGAAATGTTTTACCGTTAGTTAGAGAAGGCTATCTTCAGAGAAAGTACTAG
- a CDS encoding amidase produces MQADSIPKTIAQASQQMQSGLLTSRILVKHYLEGIQKFNPTLKAFITVFEQKALETAIQKDSERSNGQECGLLHGIPIAVKDNIDTVGVNTTVGSQLFCDRIPLSDSVIVQKLKAAGAVILGKTNLSEFAADLSGNNLFYGNTCNVWNHNHSSGGSSSGSASAIAAHLCLAGIGTDTGGSIRVPASWSGVVGLRPTHGLLSNEGIFPRAPSFDTVGFLTNCVEDIAILLDAALFPISTNLKQLYPLSNNINGLKLGIISNYTFRGIEPEVAKEIYNAISILKQLGAEIITINSPFLEEEFDEVTYSTIALYEFHQILQAEYATNPNIFGAKVQSDLSKGVKISHQSYKKAKQKWEECFLQRQKLFQQVDILLTPTTPMVAPLLNTDTKIYQLNRRFMLPFSFLGLPAISLPCGRNCQGLPIGLQLVGNSYTEALILRVAFAFQLASTFSEDSLL; encoded by the coding sequence ATGCAAGCAGATTCTATCCCTAAAACGATCGCACAAGCAAGTCAGCAAATGCAAAGTGGCTTGCTAACTTCCAGAATATTAGTCAAGCATTATCTCGAAGGTATCCAAAAGTTCAATCCTACACTCAAGGCTTTTATTACCGTTTTCGAGCAAAAAGCCCTAGAAACTGCTATACAAAAGGATTCTGAGCGAAGTAACGGTCAAGAATGTGGATTGCTACACGGAATCCCTATTGCCGTCAAAGATAATATTGATACAGTAGGAGTAAACACTACAGTTGGTTCACAACTTTTTTGCGATCGCATACCATTATCTGATAGTGTAATTGTCCAAAAGCTAAAGGCAGCAGGTGCGGTAATTTTAGGTAAGACAAATTTAAGCGAATTTGCGGCTGACCTTTCTGGAAACAATCTTTTTTATGGAAATACTTGCAACGTCTGGAACCACAACCACTCATCAGGAGGTTCTTCTAGCGGAAGTGCAAGCGCCATTGCGGCTCATCTTTGTTTAGCTGGAATTGGTACAGATACTGGTGGTTCAATTCGAGTTCCCGCCAGTTGGTCAGGTGTGGTGGGATTGCGCCCAACTCACGGACTACTTAGCAATGAAGGGATTTTTCCCCGCGCTCCTAGTTTTGATACAGTTGGGTTTTTGACAAATTGTGTAGAAGATATTGCCATTTTACTTGATGCTGCACTCTTCCCTATCTCCACAAATTTAAAACAACTGTATCCTTTATCAAATAACATCAACGGTTTAAAGTTGGGCATAATTAGTAACTATACATTTCGGGGAATTGAACCAGAAGTTGCTAAGGAAATTTATAACGCCATATCCATATTGAAACAACTAGGGGCGGAAATTATCACCATAAATTCTCCATTCTTAGAAGAGGAATTTGACGAGGTGACTTATTCTACTATTGCTCTTTATGAATTTCATCAAATTTTGCAAGCAGAATATGCTACAAACCCCAATATATTTGGAGCAAAAGTACAAAGTGACTTATCTAAAGGAGTCAAAATTTCTCATCAAAGTTACAAAAAGGCAAAGCAGAAATGGGAAGAATGTTTTCTGCAACGGCAAAAACTGTTTCAGCAAGTGGATATTTTGCTAACACCCACAACACCAATGGTTGCACCTCTTCTTAACACAGACACTAAAATTTATCAATTAAATCGCCGATTTATGTTACCTTTCAGTTTTCTCGGCTTACCTGCAATATCGTTACCTTGTGGGCGAAACTGTCAGGGTTTACCTATAGGATTGCAACTTGTTGGTAATTCTTATACTGAAGCTTTAATTTTGAGAGTTGCCTTTGCCTTCCAACTTGCTAGTACTTTCTCTGAAGATAGCCTTCTCTAA
- a CDS encoding asparagine synthetase B family protein, producing the protein MLFDAFKNRKSPKIEFTKTDPTWRVAWGKVDKSYENIAWQDENFSVILPRTASGFLTEKLAISSGGRFVVVGDIWLTNRVQLLQKLGIEPDSFRETSLQIVANLWERWGFECLRQLVGMFALVIWDREKQVLKLIRDRIGVRTLYYTTTGLVRWIAPQLRTLSPHRSSDLDLVALRDYLCCAFVPGERTLWEQVRELRPGTVLEFPDHKVEAYWQLQEQIIAVDQPLAWHGDRLRELLQQVVQEYLPPADEPVGVFLSGGLDSSSITALVAKFHKAPVHTFSIHFGSECPNELEFSSLVASHCQTQHHILEITFKDMWSHLPETMAYLDDPIGDPLTVPNLLLGRLARESVEVILNGEGGDPCFGGPKNQPMLINSLYGSVTNQDALQAYLISFQKCAVDLPQLLKPEVWTAVQTAPWVFQEDLSSQASYLNRLMAMNIKYKGADQILTKVSNLTQAALLQGRSPLFDQRVVDLSMEIPPEYKLSGVEEKAVLKQAITYGKSPTNADILPDAIIHRPKSGMMVPVQLGFRKYWQQEARDLLLNGDAAITPYLNQLPIRNWLNYQGDTWSRYGVKLWLLVSLEIWLQVNRKAE; encoded by the coding sequence ATGCTATTTGATGCGTTTAAAAATCGTAAATCTCCTAAAATCGAATTCACAAAAACTGACCCAACCTGGCGCGTAGCTTGGGGAAAAGTTGATAAAAGTTATGAAAATATCGCTTGGCAAGATGAAAATTTTTCTGTAATTCTACCCCGTACAGCTTCGGGATTTCTGACGGAAAAATTAGCCATCAGTTCTGGAGGACGATTTGTTGTTGTTGGTGATATTTGGTTAACTAACCGAGTGCAGTTGCTGCAAAAGCTAGGCATTGAACCGGATAGCTTTAGAGAAACTTCTCTGCAAATAGTTGCTAATCTTTGGGAACGATGGGGGTTTGAATGTCTTCGCCAACTTGTGGGGATGTTTGCGCTAGTGATTTGGGATCGAGAAAAACAGGTATTGAAGTTAATTCGCGATCGCATCGGTGTTCGTACCCTCTACTACACTACCACTGGTTTGGTTCGTTGGATTGCGCCTCAACTGAGAACTTTATCACCCCATCGTTCCTCCGATTTAGATTTGGTGGCGTTGCGAGATTATCTTTGTTGTGCCTTTGTTCCTGGCGAACGAACGCTTTGGGAACAGGTGCGGGAACTGCGACCTGGAACCGTTTTAGAATTTCCCGACCACAAAGTTGAAGCGTATTGGCAGCTTCAAGAACAGATTATAGCAGTAGATCAACCTTTAGCATGGCATGGCGATCGCTTGCGAGAACTCCTACAGCAAGTTGTTCAAGAATATTTACCACCAGCCGATGAACCCGTCGGCGTTTTTCTTTCTGGCGGTTTGGACTCTAGCAGTATCACTGCTTTAGTAGCGAAATTCCACAAAGCACCAGTTCACACCTTCTCGATTCATTTCGGTTCTGAATGTCCCAATGAGTTAGAATTTTCTAGTCTCGTTGCATCCCATTGCCAGACGCAGCACCACATTTTAGAAATTACTTTTAAGGATATGTGGTCACATCTGCCAGAAACAATGGCCTATTTAGATGACCCCATTGGCGACCCACTAACTGTTCCCAACCTTTTGCTGGGGCGATTAGCGAGAGAAAGCGTAGAAGTAATTTTAAATGGTGAAGGTGGCGACCCTTGTTTTGGCGGGCCAAAAAATCAGCCAATGCTAATTAATAGTTTATATGGTTCTGTCACCAATCAAGATGCATTGCAAGCTTATTTAATTTCCTTCCAAAAGTGCGCTGTAGACTTACCGCAACTTTTAAAACCAGAAGTTTGGACAGCAGTACAAACAGCACCTTGGGTTTTTCAAGAAGATTTATCTTCCCAAGCCAGCTATCTGAATCGTTTGATGGCAATGAACATCAAATATAAAGGCGCTGACCAAATTCTGACCAAAGTCAGTAACTTGACTCAAGCAGCCCTTTTACAAGGTCGTTCTCCTCTATTTGACCAACGAGTAGTAGATTTAAGTATGGAAATCCCTCCAGAGTATAAGCTTTCGGGAGTGGAAGAAAAAGCTGTCTTAAAGCAAGCGATTACCTACGGTAAGTCTCCGACGAACGCAGATATTTTACCAGATGCGATTATTCATCGTCCCAAAAGCGGCATGATGGTGCCCGTGCAGTTAGGATTTCGGAAATATTGGCAGCAAGAAGCCAGAGATTTATTGCTCAATGGTGATGCGGCTATTACTCCTTACTTGAACCAGTTACCAATTCGCAATTGGTTAAACTATCAAGGAGATACTTGGAGTCGTTATGGGGTGAAGCTGTGGTTGCTTGTCAGTTTAGAAATTTGGTTACAGGTAAATCGAAAAGCGGAGTAG
- a CDS encoding DVUA0089 family protein codes for MAFIFGSTNPDNISGTSGNDTIVGWAIGGNANSTSGNDSLNGAAGNDSIAGGTGNDSLIGGDGNDTLDGGIGNDTFKGGQGNDSINGGDGIDIADYSQVSQTITLSGVGTIQKAGGLGQDTLFKVEKIIANANVANNTIDASQSLAGVSITVNLQTQSLSANNVPGLGTLPFTVVNFDNVKGTNANDIIIGDDQNNQLFGNNGNDSLNGGNGNDTIDGGTGADTLNGAAGNDTYIIDGAVDTIIEAANSGTDIVRSSIAYTLATNVENLTVTGTGAISGTGNTLNNFIFGNSSNNTLNGLGGDDTLDGSLGNDTLNGGDGNDRLQGGPGNDKLNGDAGNDVLIGVFPNSLLPPGLGETDTLTGGAGADRFILGDLINIYYDDNNTVNPGLADYATITDFDSSQDLIRLKGAPQDYSLQVVGTNTRIFVDKPGTEPDELIGILQGKTNLRLDSDDFLFNEQENAGEGTNNTLGSAEGLRSLSSGSNINLEAQLATVQPGNSADFDFFRFTLANSGTVNIRTVTSGDTVLGLFDNAGNLVTSDDDSGGGNSSLISSFLGAGTYSISVSDYPAFPQNGGIFSANGSFDPTFYSLQVSFTV; via the coding sequence ATGGCATTTATTTTTGGTAGTACAAATCCTGACAATATCTCTGGGACTTCGGGAAATGATACAATAGTAGGTTGGGCTATTGGTGGTAATGCCAATAGTACATCCGGTAATGACTCCTTGAATGGTGCAGCTGGTAATGATTCTATCGCTGGTGGGACAGGGAACGATAGTCTAATCGGTGGAGATGGCAATGACACACTTGATGGAGGCATCGGAAACGACACCTTCAAAGGCGGTCAGGGTAACGACAGTATTAATGGTGGAGATGGCATAGATATTGCAGACTACAGTCAAGTAAGTCAAACTATTACCTTGTCAGGTGTTGGAACCATTCAAAAAGCTGGCGGGTTGGGGCAAGATACGCTCTTTAAAGTAGAAAAGATTATTGCTAATGCTAATGTTGCTAACAACACTATAGATGCATCCCAATCTTTGGCTGGAGTATCTATTACTGTTAATCTGCAAACCCAAAGTTTGTCTGCCAATAACGTTCCTGGTTTGGGAACATTGCCATTTACTGTAGTCAACTTTGATAATGTCAAAGGCACAAATGCAAATGACATCATTATTGGTGACGACCAAAATAACCAATTGTTTGGTAATAATGGCAACGATAGTCTAAACGGTGGAAATGGCAATGATACAATTGATGGAGGTACAGGTGCTGACACTTTGAATGGGGCAGCAGGCAACGATACTTACATCATTGATGGTGCTGTTGATACCATTATTGAGGCTGCTAATTCCGGCACAGATATCGTCCGGTCTTCTATCGCCTACACACTTGCGACCAATGTGGAGAACCTGACGGTGACAGGAACTGGTGCCATCAGTGGGACAGGTAATACTCTTAACAACTTTATCTTTGGTAATAGTAGTAACAACACTTTAAATGGCTTAGGAGGCGATGACACCCTAGATGGTAGTCTTGGCAATGATACCCTCAATGGTGGTGACGGCAACGATCGCCTACAGGGTGGGCCAGGCAATGACAAACTCAATGGGGATGCTGGAAACGACGTTCTCATCGGTGTTTTCCCTAATAGTCTGCTTCCACCTGGGTTAGGAGAAACTGATACCCTTACAGGTGGGGCTGGGGCAGATAGATTTATCTTAGGGGATCTTATAAATATTTACTACGACGATAATAATACTGTGAATCCTGGTTTGGCGGACTACGCTACTATTACTGACTTCGACTCTAGCCAAGATTTAATTCGACTCAAAGGAGCACCACAAGACTACAGCCTGCAAGTTGTTGGAACCAATACACGAATATTCGTAGACAAACCGGGAACAGAGCCGGATGAGCTTATAGGTATTCTACAGGGGAAAACCAATCTCAGACTTGATAGTGATGACTTCCTTTTCAATGAGCAAGAAAATGCTGGAGAAGGGACAAATAATACACTGGGTAGCGCTGAAGGGTTACGTTCCTTATCATCAGGCTCAAACATTAATCTTGAAGCCCAGTTAGCAACAGTTCAACCAGGGAATAGTGCTGATTTTGACTTTTTTAGATTTACCCTAGCAAATTCAGGAACTGTCAATATTAGGACAGTGACATCAGGAGATACGGTTCTCGGACTGTTTGACAATGCTGGGAATTTAGTGACCAGTGACGATGATAGTGGCGGTGGCAATTCGTCATTAATCAGCAGCTTTTTGGGTGCAGGTACGTACTCAATTTCAGTGAGTGACTATCCTGCCTTCCCTCAAAATGGCGGAATTTTCTCTGCTAACGGCAGCTTCGATCCTACTTTTTATTCGCTACAAGTCAGTTTTACTGTTTAA
- a CDS encoding VOC family protein, whose protein sequence is MTQEQQTAIEGIYEVCIGIPEPISAIQYWEQFGYRIGEVGELTADVAYQLYGVNSSLRSIRLYHQNSDHGLIRLMVWQNPTHPGLGTASMKIKGNRWATSLTTDLLSILNHIEDAKAAGFPIRHSNPYWEVIYNKEKKSRPFIEPAVGVREMLLLQPLARQVLFQRFGYTLPHYGQVNQNAALKTSQFTHIGIIVQDDSKETLKFYEEVLGLLRVRDDVETSYESSPAGRDIFDLNPGEKFIVTTFDDPRSSKSDLMAARSGRLYIVRFPESLNLESRFEAAQPGSLGMSLYTYRVKGIQEYCDRIKASTVQKVTDMISNEFGETSFSFIAPDGYFWTLLEGN, encoded by the coding sequence ATGACTCAAGAACAACAAACCGCAATTGAAGGTATCTATGAAGTCTGTATTGGCATCCCGGAACCAATTTCTGCAATTCAGTATTGGGAGCAATTTGGCTATCGCATTGGTGAAGTGGGTGAATTAACCGCAGATGTAGCTTATCAATTATATGGAGTAAATTCGTCTTTACGCTCAATCCGTCTCTACCACCAAAATTCAGATCATGGTTTGATTCGGCTGATGGTTTGGCAAAATCCGACCCATCCAGGTTTAGGAACAGCGTCGATGAAAATTAAAGGAAATCGTTGGGCGACAAGCTTAACGACAGATTTGTTAAGTATCTTAAATCATATAGAAGATGCCAAAGCCGCAGGTTTTCCGATTAGACATAGTAACCCTTATTGGGAAGTCATCTACAACAAAGAAAAGAAAAGCCGTCCTTTTATTGAGCCAGCAGTTGGTGTACGAGAAATGCTGCTACTGCAACCTTTAGCTAGACAGGTTTTATTTCAACGGTTTGGCTATACACTGCCCCATTACGGACAAGTTAACCAGAATGCGGCTCTCAAGACTAGTCAGTTTACCCATATAGGAATCATCGTTCAAGATGACAGCAAAGAAACCCTGAAGTTTTATGAAGAAGTTTTAGGTTTGCTGCGTGTGCGTGATGATGTCGAAACTAGCTATGAATCTTCGCCAGCCGGTCGAGATATTTTTGACCTTAACCCTGGTGAAAAGTTTATTGTTACTACTTTTGACGATCCCCGTTCTTCTAAGTCTGACCTGATGGCTGCACGCAGTGGTAGACTTTATATTGTTCGATTCCCAGAATCTCTTAATTTAGAATCGCGCTTTGAGGCTGCCCAACCAGGTAGCTTGGGTATGTCTTTATATACCTATCGGGTTAAGGGAATACAAGAGTATTGCGATCGCATCAAAGCAAGTACTGTACAAAAAGTTACAGACATGATTAGTAATGAATTTGGCGAGACGAGTTTCTCCTTTATTGCACCAGATGGCTATTTCTGGACTTTGCTAGAAGGTAATTAA
- a CDS encoding DUF3859 domain-containing protein has translation MTQRLTQEQLSQIVTEVEGLQVRREAELDQQQVREILQELNLPPELLDEALIQLNRRQALEVQQRRNRWIASGVVALLIILSASTIFFIRQQNSALSRVSAQQDRITLVQNTGGDLKTISRQTNPEVFYRVTLKDAPLGKKLALSCNWIDPSGQIVKQNKYQTREINTSVWDTQCRYPINPAATVGNWQVQMFVEGRQISDETFEVE, from the coding sequence ATGACGCAGCGACTGACTCAAGAGCAATTATCACAAATAGTCACTGAAGTAGAAGGTCTACAAGTGCGTCGAGAAGCGGAACTAGACCAACAGCAGGTTAGAGAAATTTTACAGGAGTTGAATTTACCGCCAGAGTTACTAGATGAAGCCCTGATTCAGTTAAATCGCCGCCAAGCACTGGAGGTACAACAACGCCGGAATCGATGGATTGCCTCTGGAGTGGTGGCATTATTAATCATACTGAGTGCATCTACAATATTTTTCATCCGGCAACAAAATTCTGCACTCTCTCGTGTTTCTGCTCAACAAGACCGCATCACCTTGGTACAAAATACTGGCGGTGACTTGAAGACAATTTCCCGCCAAACCAACCCAGAAGTTTTTTACCGTGTCACCTTAAAGGATGCACCCTTGGGTAAAAAGCTAGCTCTTTCCTGTAATTGGATTGACCCAAGCGGTCAAATTGTCAAGCAAAATAAATATCAAACCCGCGAAATTAATACGTCTGTCTGGGATACCCAGTGTCGCTACCCGATTAATCCGGCTGCAACTGTTGGTAATTGGCAGGTGCAGATGTTCGTGGAAGGTCGGCAGATTAGCGATGAAACCTTTGAAGTGGAATAG
- a CDS encoding asparagine synthetase B family protein, translated as MGNIPHHFLGYWGYGAQHELEALLSSILKNLSPTKGEGVKSQFSAQRNYPLPIWNVAYIGIDGNSPPLENQIAAISASGLFTSPDAWVSLQENNCLILGREPFGKMPLYWTQQGQAIWFASQLQLLLPILQQSEVSIAGLSGYSCFSYVPTPLTPVKEVFAVTAGTELVWQSDRQSGKLRSPKSKNIHSWREAPKQLTDEATAITELQTLLKDSIERQIADLKDEPVGVFLSGGLDSSVVAALLVQAGVKVRAYTLDFGDVGIPEYPYAEQVAQFLKIPLIKVAVTPNSIKNALIPTVQALDLPFGDGVCVPLYLLSERASQETQVIFNGEGGDQLFAGWTNKPLIAAGVYQSENPAGQETFIQQYLRTFHRLGGYESQVYQPEVYAQIQNLPPEDWLLAALDYNECPSLLHRLRRAGLMLKGAQNIHPRATALGFAHGLWVRSPFCDLPLAEWTFSLSGELCLQGACEKYILKRAGENWLPPEIVWRQKRGMGVPLTSWCLNDFWHQLGIWLNPEILRANNHFYPHIAAQIVNGKLGAAIQGRRIGETLWLLIMWQLWRSHVLNEERSKQSWDHPFWLPRRLWRSYKRWQD; from the coding sequence ATGGGCAACATCCCGCATCACTTTCTAGGCTATTGGGGTTACGGCGCTCAACATGAATTGGAAGCGCTGTTAAGTAGTATTCTAAAAAATCTCTCCCCGACAAAAGGAGAGGGCGTGAAAAGTCAGTTCTCTGCACAGAGAAATTATCCTCTTCCTATCTGGAATGTTGCTTATATAGGAATTGATGGAAATTCCCCACCGCTAGAAAATCAAATTGCTGCTATTTCCGCATCAGGATTATTCACTTCACCCGACGCTTGGGTAAGTCTCCAAGAAAATAACTGCCTAATTTTGGGTAGAGAACCTTTCGGAAAGATGCCTTTGTATTGGACTCAGCAAGGACAAGCAATCTGGTTTGCATCCCAACTGCAACTACTCTTACCGATATTACAACAGTCAGAAGTTAGCATTGCTGGATTATCCGGCTACAGCTGCTTTTCTTACGTTCCCACACCTTTAACCCCTGTTAAGGAAGTGTTTGCCGTGACGGCGGGAACTGAATTAGTTTGGCAGAGCGATCGCCAATCAGGTAAACTGCGATCGCCTAAATCTAAAAATATCCACTCGTGGCGGGAAGCCCCAAAACAGTTAACAGATGAAGCTACAGCAATTACCGAATTGCAAACCCTCCTTAAAGATTCCATTGAACGACAGATTGCCGATTTAAAGGATGAGCCTGTTGGGGTGTTTCTCTCTGGCGGACTCGATTCTTCAGTGGTGGCGGCGCTGTTGGTACAAGCAGGAGTGAAAGTCCGCGCCTACACTCTAGATTTTGGTGACGTAGGCATTCCAGAATATCCTTATGCTGAACAAGTCGCCCAGTTTCTCAAAATTCCGCTTATTAAAGTTGCAGTAACCCCAAATTCCATCAAAAATGCCCTAATTCCGACTGTGCAAGCATTAGATTTGCCCTTTGGAGATGGCGTGTGTGTTCCGTTGTATCTTCTATCTGAAAGGGCGAGTCAGGAAACTCAGGTAATTTTTAACGGCGAAGGTGGAGATCAATTATTTGCCGGTTGGACAAACAAACCTTTAATTGCCGCAGGTGTTTATCAGTCAGAAAATCCCGCCGGACAGGAAACTTTTATCCAGCAATATCTCCGCACCTTTCACCGTCTTGGAGGATACGAATCTCAAGTTTATCAGCCAGAAGTCTATGCACAGATCCAAAATTTGCCTCCCGAAGATTGGCTATTGGCGGCTCTTGATTACAACGAGTGTCCATCTTTGTTGCATCGCTTGCGCCGCGCTGGTTTGATGCTCAAAGGGGCGCAGAATATCCATCCCCGTGCGACTGCATTGGGGTTTGCTCATGGATTATGGGTGCGATCGCCTTTTTGTGATTTACCTCTAGCAGAATGGACATTTAGCCTATCTGGAGAACTCTGTTTGCAGGGAGCTTGTGAAAAATATATCCTCAAACGCGCCGGAGAAAATTGGCTCCCGCCCGAAATTGTTTGGCGACAAAAGCGGGGGATGGGGGTTCCCTTAACTTCTTGGTGTTTAAATGATTTTTGGCATCAGCTAGGCATCTGGCTCAATCCAGAAATACTTCGCGCTAACAATCACTTTTATCCTCACATTGCAGCCCAAATCGTTAATGGCAAACTCGGAGCAGCTATTCAAGGGCGGCGGATTGGTGAGACTCTCTGGTTACTTATTATGTGGCAACTTTGGCGATCGCATGTTTTAAATGAAGAACGAAGTAAACAGTCCTGGGATCATCCTTTTTGGTTGCCTCGTCGGCTATGGAGGAGTTATAAGCGATGGCAAGATTAG